A region from the Oceanidesulfovibrio marinus genome encodes:
- a CDS encoding iron hydrogenase small subunit, whose amino-acid sequence MKDFTRCSRRTMLKFAAVACGYTVLGLNITKEAVAAAANFVTKRQQAVYAADANDKLYAIKKSQNNPMIELLYNKDKGFLKDGPCSHESHHLLHTHYHDRSEALSALKSKGVKLAI is encoded by the coding sequence ATGAAAGACTTCACCAGGTGCAGCAGACGCACCATGCTCAAGTTCGCGGCCGTGGCTTGCGGCTACACCGTGCTCGGTCTGAACATCACCAAGGAGGCCGTCGCCGCGGCGGCGAACTTCGTGACCAAGCGGCAGCAGGCCGTGTACGCGGCGGACGCCAACGACAAGCTGTATGCAATCAAGAAGTCCCAGAACAACCCCATGATCGAGCTGCTGTACAACAAGGACAAAGGCTTCTTGAAAGACGGTCCCTGCAGCCACGAGTCGCACCACCTTCTGCACACCCATTACCATGACCGCAGCGAAGCCTTGAGCGCCCTCAAGTCCAAGGGCGTCAAGCTGGCGATCTAG
- a CDS encoding threonine aldolase family protein, which yields MRSFASDNNAGVHPRVMEALLAANKDHAVGYGDDEHSRRARETLKRHFGDDSQSYFVFLGTAANVLGLSALVRSYQSVICAQTAHINVDEGGAPERFLGSKLIGVPHTNGKITPEAIAPALESRGFEHHSQPAAVSITQPTELGALYSLEELAAIGEFCKREGLRLHMDGARISNAAAALGVSLAELTRDVGVDVLSLGGCKNGLMYGEAVVFMRPGLDTDFRYMRKQAMQLGSKMRYLSAQIQAMYGTDLWIENGRHANAMAQLLGQKAGAVDGVEITRPIETNAVFATMPLKVIERLREEFYFYVWEPTRPEVRWMTSFDTTEDDVETFVAALQRAVAA from the coding sequence ATGAGATCTTTTGCAAGCGACAACAACGCCGGGGTCCATCCCCGTGTCATGGAGGCCCTGCTCGCGGCCAACAAGGACCACGCCGTGGGCTACGGCGACGACGAGCACTCCCGGCGCGCCAGGGAAACGCTGAAGCGCCACTTCGGGGACGACTCCCAATCGTACTTCGTCTTTCTGGGCACAGCGGCCAACGTGCTAGGGCTCTCGGCCCTCGTGCGCTCGTACCAGAGCGTTATCTGCGCGCAAACGGCGCACATCAACGTGGACGAGGGCGGTGCTCCGGAGCGCTTTCTGGGCTCCAAGCTCATCGGCGTGCCCCACACCAACGGCAAGATCACGCCGGAGGCCATCGCCCCGGCGCTGGAGAGCCGGGGGTTCGAGCACCACAGCCAGCCGGCCGCGGTCAGCATCACCCAACCCACCGAGCTGGGCGCGCTCTACTCCCTGGAGGAGCTGGCCGCCATCGGCGAGTTCTGCAAGCGCGAAGGGCTGCGCCTGCACATGGACGGCGCGCGCATTTCCAACGCGGCCGCCGCACTGGGTGTGAGCCTGGCCGAGCTGACGCGCGACGTGGGCGTGGACGTGCTCTCCCTGGGCGGCTGCAAGAACGGTCTGATGTACGGCGAGGCCGTGGTCTTCATGCGGCCCGGCCTGGATACGGACTTTCGCTACATGCGCAAGCAGGCCATGCAGCTTGGATCCAAGATGCGCTATCTTTCCGCGCAGATACAGGCCATGTACGGTACGGATCTGTGGATCGAGAACGGCCGCCACGCTAACGCCATGGCCCAGTTGCTGGGCCAGAAGGCCGGGGCCGTGGACGGCGTGGAGATCACCAGACCCATAGAGACCAACGCCGTATTCGCCACCATGCCCCTGAAGGTTATCGAGCGTCTGCGCGAGGAGTTCTACTTCTATGTCTGGGAGCCCACCCGGCCGGAGGTGCGCTGGATGACCAGCTTCGACACCACCGAGGATGACGTGGAGACCTTTGTGGCCGCGCTGCAGCGGGCCGTGGCCGCGTAG
- a CDS encoding FmdB family zinc ribbon protein — protein sequence MPLYEYRCTECNTDFEELVSPSKTDGKCHAPACPKCKSTKTARILSAPTVRAGSGSGLGSLGSMSGGSCAPSGGFS from the coding sequence ATGCCCCTGTATGAATATCGCTGCACTGAGTGCAACACAGACTTCGAGGAGCTCGTGAGCCCCTCCAAAACCGACGGCAAATGCCACGCGCCGGCCTGCCCCAAGTGCAAGTCCACCAAGACCGCGCGCATCCTGTCCGCCCCCACTGTGCGCGCCGGCTCCGGATCGGGTCTCGGCTCGCTGGGCTCCATGTCCGGCGGTAGCTGCGCGCCGTCCGGCGGCTTCTCCTGA
- the htpG gene encoding molecular chaperone HtpG produces MANTNAEQFEFKAEVSKLLNIITHSLYTNREIFLRELVSNASDALDKLRFEQSRGAEVAAPDLPLQISITMDEDAGTITVADTGLGMTHDELMENLGSIGKSGSEDFINKLAEAASESKAEGSADATSIIGRFGVGFYSVFMVADTVTVTTRPYIPGQHAYSWISDGAGTFSVQALEPDADAPERGTRVTLHLREDAREYLNKNRLEQIIKTHSNFVAFDILLDDEKVNTTPALWREPKFQITPEQYNEFYTFQTLDTEAPLDVIHFSVDAPVQFTSLSFIPKRRSDLYQLSQGEYGLDLYVRRVLITKNFRELIPEYLGFLEGLVDTEDLPLNISRETLQENILIRKIASTVTKQTLSHLTTMAEKEPEKYAEFWEAHGPVFKHGYADFGNREKFGPLLRFNSSHHEDKSGLTSLDEYIGRMKENQNAVYYIAGTSREAIALNPHTEMFRSKGLEVLYLYEPIDEFVLETLGTYKEKQLQAAEQVKPEDLDAFPDVDEAAKTQAPELSDADRSTLDALLGRIKEILGERVTDVRVSARLTTSPAVLVSPDGSISSHMQKIMRTLQNETEPPQKAMELNPDHPLVRNLLAVYKKDPQDAYLSTAVEQLFESSLLLEGYLTDPYAMVERINSLLEKSSGWYLEVKGE; encoded by the coding sequence ATGGCCAACACCAACGCCGAGCAGTTCGAGTTCAAGGCTGAAGTCAGCAAGCTTCTGAACATCATCACCCACTCCCTGTACACCAACCGCGAGATATTCCTGCGCGAGCTCGTCTCCAACGCTTCCGACGCCCTGGACAAGCTGCGCTTCGAGCAGAGCCGCGGCGCCGAGGTTGCCGCCCCCGATCTGCCCCTCCAGATATCCATCACCATGGACGAGGACGCCGGGACCATCACCGTGGCCGACACCGGCCTGGGCATGACCCACGACGAGCTCATGGAAAACCTCGGCTCCATCGGCAAGTCCGGCTCCGAGGACTTCATCAACAAGCTCGCCGAGGCCGCGTCCGAGTCCAAAGCCGAAGGCTCTGCCGACGCCACCTCCATCATCGGCCGCTTCGGCGTGGGCTTCTACTCCGTGTTCATGGTCGCGGACACCGTCACCGTGACCACCCGGCCCTACATCCCAGGCCAGCACGCCTATAGCTGGATATCCGACGGCGCGGGCACCTTCTCGGTACAGGCGCTGGAGCCCGACGCAGACGCGCCGGAGCGCGGCACCCGCGTGACCCTGCACCTGCGCGAGGACGCCAGGGAGTATCTGAACAAGAACCGTCTGGAGCAGATCATCAAGACCCACTCCAACTTCGTGGCCTTCGATATCCTGCTGGACGACGAGAAGGTGAACACCACCCCGGCCCTCTGGCGCGAGCCCAAGTTCCAGATCACGCCGGAGCAATACAACGAGTTCTACACGTTCCAGACCCTGGACACCGAGGCCCCGCTGGACGTGATCCACTTCTCCGTGGATGCGCCCGTGCAGTTCACCAGCCTCTCGTTCATCCCCAAACGCCGTAGCGACCTCTACCAGCTCTCCCAGGGCGAGTACGGCCTGGACCTCTACGTGCGCCGCGTGCTCATCACCAAGAACTTCCGCGAGCTCATCCCCGAGTACCTCGGCTTCCTGGAAGGCCTGGTGGATACGGAAGATCTGCCCCTGAACATCTCCCGCGAGACGCTTCAGGAGAACATCCTCATCCGCAAGATCGCCTCCACCGTGACCAAGCAGACCCTCTCCCATCTCACCACCATGGCCGAGAAGGAGCCGGAGAAGTACGCCGAATTCTGGGAGGCGCATGGCCCGGTCTTCAAGCACGGTTATGCCGACTTCGGCAACCGCGAGAAGTTCGGCCCCCTGCTGCGCTTCAACTCCTCCCACCACGAGGACAAGAGCGGCCTGACCTCCCTGGACGAGTACATCGGCCGGATGAAGGAAAACCAGAACGCCGTCTACTACATCGCCGGCACCAGCCGCGAAGCCATCGCCCTGAACCCGCACACCGAGATGTTCCGCAGTAAGGGGTTGGAGGTCCTTTACCTCTACGAGCCCATCGACGAGTTCGTGCTGGAAACCCTGGGCACCTATAAGGAAAAACAGCTCCAGGCCGCCGAACAAGTCAAGCCCGAGGACCTGGACGCCTTCCCGGATGTGGACGAGGCCGCCAAGACACAGGCGCCCGAGCTCTCCGACGCCGACCGCTCAACCCTCGACGCCCTGCTCGGCCGGATCAAGGAGATCCTCGGCGAGCGCGTCACCGATGTCCGCGTCTCCGCCCGGCTCACCACCAGCCCGGCCGTGCTCGTCAGCCCGGATGGCTCCATCTCCTCGCACATGCAGAAGATCATGCGCACTCTGCAGAACGAGACCGAGCCGCCCCAAAAGGCCATGGAGCTCAACCCGGACCACCCGCTGGTGCGCAACCTGCTCGCCGTCTACAAGAAAGACCCCCAGGACGCCTACCTGAGCACGGCCGTGGAGCAGCTCTTCGAATCCTCACTCCTGCTCGAAGGCTACCTCACCGACCCCTACGCCATGGTCGAACGCATCAACTCGCTCCTGGAAAAATCCAGCGGCTGGTACCTGGAGGTCAAAGGCGAGTAG
- a CDS encoding ABC transporter ATP-binding protein has protein sequence MAGNNEHGTSPYLEVEDLAISAAGKQLVRGISLTAERGKVTGLVGESGSGKSLTCQTIMGLVPRGLRASGSIRLGGETMPVSSGNTARARQTRGKRAAMILQNPMSCFDPVFTIRAHFKETLAAHGAAAAENGPERWRTSLVEVGFPEPDSILRLYPFQMSGGMLQRVMIALALLLDVDFLLADEATTDLDAVSQARVLDLIETLMRHRNLGVLLVTHDLSVIARLADQVLVMHNGDIVERGGVHAIFNAPRHEYTASLLQAHYRLYGMEAPRASGPGSRLSMN, from the coding sequence ATGGCAGGGAACAACGAGCACGGCACGAGCCCGTATCTGGAGGTGGAGGACCTCGCCATCTCCGCTGCTGGCAAGCAGTTGGTGCGGGGAATCAGCCTTACTGCGGAGCGGGGCAAGGTCACGGGCCTCGTGGGCGAAAGCGGCAGCGGCAAGTCGTTGACCTGCCAGACCATCATGGGCCTCGTGCCCAGGGGGCTCCGTGCCTCGGGCAGCATCCGTCTGGGTGGTGAGACCATGCCCGTTTCGTCCGGAAACACCGCCAGGGCGCGCCAGACGCGGGGCAAGCGGGCGGCCATGATCCTGCAGAACCCCATGAGCTGCTTCGACCCGGTGTTCACCATCCGGGCGCACTTCAAGGAGACGCTGGCGGCCCACGGCGCGGCGGCAGCGGAGAACGGGCCGGAGCGCTGGCGCACGTCTCTGGTGGAAGTGGGCTTCCCGGAGCCGGACTCCATCCTGCGACTCTATCCATTCCAGATGAGCGGCGGCATGCTCCAGCGCGTCATGATCGCATTGGCTCTGCTGCTGGACGTGGATTTTCTCCTGGCCGACGAGGCCACCACGGACCTGGACGCCGTGTCCCAGGCCCGGGTGCTTGATCTCATCGAAACTCTCATGCGCCATCGCAATCTGGGTGTGTTGTTGGTTACGCACGATCTTTCGGTCATCGCGCGGCTGGCCGACCAGGTGCTGGTCATGCACAACGGCGACATCGTGGAGCGGGGCGGCGTGCACGCGATCTTCAACGCGCCGCGCCATGAGTACACAGCCTCGCTGCTGCAGGCGCATTACAGATTGTATGGCATGGAAGCCCCGCGAGCTTCGGGCCCGGGCAGCCGGCTGTCCATGAACTGA
- the nikA gene encoding nickel ABC transporter substrate-binding protein, with protein sequence MTERRFAPWLFAVFALLALMLPQPLQAAPPEGDDVLVYSWNSNVGPLNPHTYSPSQMFAQAMVYEPLVRYQADGTIAPWLATSWKISEDGKEYTFTLRKDVTFSDGQPFNAEAVKKNFDTILLNHKNHDWLELVNQLHAVEEAGGQAVTVIDDHTVKLTLKAPYYPILQELALIRPDRFLSPAAFPESGDTAQGIKAPIGTGPWKLVEIVKGEYDVFERNDAYWGKKPAMKYLVVKVIPDSNARAVAFDTGEIDLIYGAGGHGGGQLGLDTFQRYQQMGNVEASVSPPLATRAMALNTKRFPTNDLVVRRAILHAVNKPAMVEHIFLGVESQADTLFAPSMPYCDLGLAPYDFDPAEAEALLDKAGWTLAKDAEYRTKDGKELALELCFVGNDALQKSVAEVIQGDLKRIGIKVSLVGEESDSFYTRQMNGEFGIIFGETWGPPYDPHSFCSSMRVPSHADYQAQLGLPMKAEIDEKIGQVLVTVDEKERADLYRDILTTLHEQAVYLPLTYMTSIMVHRPELKGASFGPTQQEIPFESMEKK encoded by the coding sequence ATGACCGAACGCCGTTTTGCTCCCTGGTTGTTCGCCGTATTTGCATTGCTGGCACTTATGCTGCCGCAGCCATTGCAGGCCGCACCTCCGGAAGGCGACGATGTGCTCGTCTACTCCTGGAACTCCAACGTTGGGCCACTCAACCCCCACACGTACTCGCCCAGCCAGATGTTTGCCCAGGCTATGGTCTACGAGCCGCTGGTGCGCTACCAGGCCGACGGCACCATCGCGCCCTGGTTGGCTACGTCCTGGAAGATCAGCGAGGACGGCAAAGAGTACACCTTCACACTCCGTAAGGACGTGACCTTCTCCGACGGCCAGCCCTTCAACGCCGAAGCGGTCAAGAAGAACTTCGATACAATTCTCCTGAACCACAAGAACCACGACTGGCTCGAACTGGTCAATCAGCTTCATGCGGTGGAAGAGGCCGGCGGCCAGGCTGTGACCGTGATCGACGATCATACTGTGAAGCTGACTCTGAAAGCCCCATACTACCCGATCCTCCAGGAGCTCGCGTTGATCCGGCCGGATCGTTTCCTCTCCCCGGCGGCCTTCCCCGAGAGCGGCGATACGGCCCAGGGCATAAAGGCGCCCATCGGCACCGGCCCCTGGAAGCTCGTGGAGATAGTCAAGGGCGAGTACGACGTCTTCGAACGCAATGACGCGTACTGGGGCAAAAAGCCGGCCATGAAGTATCTCGTGGTCAAGGTCATTCCGGACTCCAACGCCCGCGCCGTGGCCTTTGATACCGGCGAGATCGACCTGATTTACGGCGCCGGAGGGCATGGCGGCGGCCAGCTCGGTCTGGACACCTTCCAGCGCTACCAGCAGATGGGCAATGTCGAGGCGTCTGTTTCGCCGCCGCTGGCCACACGGGCCATGGCTTTGAACACGAAACGCTTTCCGACCAATGACCTTGTTGTGCGCCGGGCTATCCTCCACGCCGTGAACAAGCCCGCCATGGTCGAACATATCTTCCTGGGAGTGGAGTCGCAGGCGGACACGCTGTTCGCGCCTTCCATGCCATATTGCGACCTGGGGCTTGCGCCCTATGACTTTGATCCGGCAGAGGCCGAGGCGCTGCTTGACAAGGCGGGCTGGACCCTGGCCAAAGACGCCGAGTATCGCACCAAGGACGGCAAAGAGCTGGCTCTGGAGCTTTGCTTCGTGGGCAACGACGCTCTGCAGAAGTCCGTGGCCGAAGTCATCCAGGGCGACCTCAAAAGAATCGGAATCAAGGTGAGCCTGGTAGGCGAAGAGAGCGACTCCTTCTACACACGCCAGATGAACGGCGAGTTCGGAATTATCTTCGGCGAGACCTGGGGCCCGCCCTACGATCCCCACTCCTTCTGCAGCTCCATGCGCGTGCCATCCCATGCGGACTACCAGGCCCAGCTCGGTTTGCCCATGAAGGCCGAGATCGACGAGAAGATCGGCCAGGTGCTCGTGACAGTGGACGAGAAAGAGCGCGCGGACCTGTACAGGGACATACTGACCACGCTGCATGAGCAGGCCGTGTATCTGCCGCTGACCTACATGACCTCCATCATGGTGCACCGGCCGGAGCTCAAGGGAGCGTCCTTCGGTCCCACCCAGCAGGAAATTCCATTTGAAAGTATGGAAAAGAAGTAA
- a CDS encoding ABC transporter ATP-binding protein, whose protein sequence is MAIIEARNVTKTYRRGGFFSSAEIVPVLHGADLRIEQGECVGLVGRSGSGKSTLGRILLGLEQPTSGEARILDRPTTNGGRLQVDREQRRAVQVVFQDAIGSVNPRLTARSIIAEPLRNFEKLRGAALDARVAELLQHVGLSPDDVAKHPSRFSGGQLQRISIARALAARPRCIILDEAVSSLDMLVQARILDLLDDLRTKDGVSYLFVTHDLRLVQRFCDRAVAVEQGRLVDFDHTNFRAAAMPGSLGDLAAAMLPAMPTQDPAQKGTDGAMS, encoded by the coding sequence ATGGCAATCATCGAAGCCCGCAACGTGACCAAAACCTACCGCCGGGGCGGATTCTTCAGCAGCGCCGAGATCGTGCCCGTGCTGCATGGCGCGGACTTGCGCATCGAGCAGGGGGAGTGCGTGGGGCTTGTAGGCCGTAGCGGCTCGGGCAAGTCCACTTTGGGTCGTATCCTGCTGGGCCTGGAACAACCCACAAGCGGGGAGGCGCGCATCCTGGACCGTCCCACCACCAACGGAGGCCGGTTGCAGGTGGATCGCGAGCAACGCCGGGCCGTGCAAGTGGTGTTTCAGGACGCCATCGGCTCGGTCAATCCCAGGCTTACGGCCCGAAGCATCATTGCCGAACCCTTGCGCAACTTCGAGAAATTGCGTGGCGCAGCACTGGATGCGCGGGTCGCTGAGCTGTTGCAACATGTCGGGCTAAGTCCTGATGACGTGGCAAAGCACCCCTCGCGCTTCAGTGGTGGCCAGCTGCAGCGCATCTCCATTGCCCGCGCTCTGGCCGCGCGGCCGCGCTGCATTATTCTGGACGAGGCCGTATCCAGCCTGGACATGCTTGTGCAGGCCCGGATTCTCGATCTGCTCGACGATCTGCGCACGAAAGACGGTGTGTCCTACCTCTTCGTAACCCACGACCTGCGGCTGGTGCAGCGGTTCTGCGACCGCGCCGTGGCCGTGGAGCAGGGCAGGCTCGTGGACTTCGACCATACGAACTTCCGCGCCGCGGCCATGCCCGGCTCCCTGGGTGACCTTGCCGCCGCCATGCTGCCGGCCATGCCAACCCAGGACCCCGCCCAAAAAGGGACGGACGGGGCCATGAGCTGA
- a CDS encoding flagellar brake domain-containing protein yields the protein MVTSSVERQPGEKLALEIGHDVLIEIQGLGRRFKTIIIGGEVGQYIIVKPPQTRAGLEALLPGTLLTMRYIMSRGRICGFQSEVRQITRKSPRLLFISYPTTFEVLNLRRHDRVHCYQPVTFYVEAQEYSGHILNISTGGCLVTMPPSEEDTYMFAENAEAFLNFRKFESEDYSYVQGRIKKVMREHDHTNVAIEFDTLTDDVRECIESYVNAVYDHLAA from the coding sequence GTGGTCACGAGTTCCGTGGAAAGACAACCTGGCGAGAAGCTAGCTCTCGAGATCGGACACGATGTGCTCATCGAGATCCAGGGGCTGGGGCGTCGCTTCAAGACCATCATCATTGGTGGCGAGGTCGGCCAGTACATCATTGTCAAGCCGCCGCAGACCCGCGCCGGCCTGGAGGCGCTCCTGCCGGGAACGCTGCTCACCATGCGTTACATCATGAGCCGCGGGCGCATCTGCGGTTTTCAGAGCGAGGTCAGGCAGATCACTCGCAAGTCCCCGCGTCTGCTCTTCATTTCCTACCCGACCACCTTCGAGGTTCTGAACCTTCGCAGACACGATAGAGTACACTGTTATCAGCCGGTCACATTCTACGTGGAGGCCCAGGAGTACTCCGGACACATTCTGAACATCTCCACAGGCGGATGCCTCGTCACCATGCCGCCGTCAGAAGAAGACACCTATATGTTTGCCGAAAACGCCGAAGCCTTCCTCAACTTCCGCAAGTTCGAGTCCGAGGACTACAGCTACGTGCAGGGGCGCATCAAAAAAGTGATGCGCGAGCATGATCATACGAATGTCGCCATAGAGTTCGATACGCTCACGGACGATGTACGCGAATGCATCGAGAGCTACGTGAACGCTGTCTACGACCACCTCGCTGCGTAA
- the nikC gene encoding nickel ABC transporter permease subunit NikC, which yields MMPAGLKRLAQRGLVGFALALVLFIGGSAIFAPVLTPYDPTEVNLADKFAEPSAEHLLGCDHLGRDVVTRLLYGARTSLGSVMVIAGVILLLGFSVGATAGYVGGAVDSTLMRICDVFLTFPTFILAMFMIGVLGTGIVNVIIAIALTHWAWYARIIRSFVLSLKNREYVLAARVAGTGRFMTVARHVLPPVFAQLAILATLDIGHMMMHVSGLSFLGLGVTPPMAEWGVMIADARQFVWTHPELIMYPGLAIFLTVMAFNLLGDALRDALDPNTADHHVVDHAVSDPAPAHDGLLEAH from the coding sequence ATGATGCCCGCAGGCCTGAAGCGGCTGGCGCAGCGGGGGCTCGTGGGCTTCGCGCTGGCCCTGGTTCTGTTTATCGGCGGAAGCGCAATCTTCGCACCGGTCCTGACTCCATATGACCCGACCGAAGTCAACCTGGCGGACAAGTTCGCCGAGCCAAGCGCCGAGCACCTGCTGGGCTGCGACCACCTGGGCAGAGACGTGGTCACGCGTCTGCTCTACGGCGCGCGGACCTCGCTGGGCTCGGTTATGGTCATCGCCGGCGTCATCCTGCTGCTCGGGTTCTCGGTAGGCGCAACGGCCGGCTACGTGGGCGGGGCCGTGGACTCCACGCTCATGCGCATCTGCGACGTATTCCTGACCTTCCCGACCTTCATCCTGGCCATGTTCATGATCGGCGTGCTGGGCACGGGCATCGTCAACGTGATCATCGCCATCGCCCTCACGCACTGGGCCTGGTATGCGCGGATCATCCGCAGCTTCGTGCTATCACTCAAAAACCGGGAGTACGTGCTCGCGGCGCGCGTGGCCGGCACCGGACGGTTCATGACCGTGGCCCGGCATGTGCTGCCCCCTGTGTTCGCCCAGCTGGCCATTCTGGCGACCCTGGATATCGGCCACATGATGATGCACGTCTCCGGCCTCTCCTTCCTCGGCCTCGGCGTCACACCGCCCATGGCAGAGTGGGGCGTGATGATCGCCGACGCCCGGCAGTTCGTCTGGACTCATCCCGAGCTGATCATGTACCCGGGGCTGGCCATCTTCCTCACGGTTATGGCCTTCAACCTTTTGGGCGACGCCTTGCGCGACGCGCTGGACCCCAACACCGCCGACCACCATGTGGTGGACCATGCCGTATCCGATCCGGCGCCGGCCCACGACGGTCTTCTGGAGGCGCACTGA
- the nikB gene encoding nickel ABC transporter permease subunit NikB, with the protein MFRYILKRMALLPPILLAVSLVVFAILRLGQGDPAMAYLRLSNIPPSEKALAVAREELGLDKPFAVQYAHWLGKAVQGDFGRSYVTKNPVLDEIFYYLPNTLILAVASLVLTLLLSVPMGMVSALKKDKWPDNLTRGLSFFGVSMPNFWLGFILVWLFAIKMGWLPPMGKGGLGHMVMPVVTMSLMSLCINTRLIRANMLDNMHSRYVLYARARGLPESVVIGRHVMANSLIPVITAIGMHVGELFGGAVIAESIFAWPGVGRYAVSAIYNRDYPVMQCFILIMTTIFVSMNLVVDICYAWLDPRIRFEGNSR; encoded by the coding sequence ATGTTCCGCTACATCCTGAAAAGGATGGCGTTGTTGCCGCCAATACTCCTGGCCGTGTCGCTGGTGGTTTTTGCCATTCTGCGGCTCGGCCAGGGGGACCCGGCCATGGCCTATCTGCGCTTGTCCAACATTCCGCCCTCAGAAAAAGCCCTGGCCGTGGCGCGCGAGGAACTTGGCCTGGACAAGCCCTTTGCCGTGCAGTACGCGCACTGGCTCGGCAAGGCCGTGCAGGGCGATTTCGGCCGTTCCTACGTGACCAAGAACCCGGTCCTTGACGAGATATTCTACTACCTGCCCAATACGCTGATCCTGGCCGTCGCGTCCCTTGTACTCACCTTGTTGTTGAGCGTGCCCATGGGGATGGTATCGGCTTTGAAAAAGGACAAGTGGCCGGACAACCTGACCCGTGGGCTCAGCTTTTTCGGCGTATCCATGCCCAACTTCTGGCTGGGCTTCATCCTGGTCTGGCTCTTCGCCATCAAGATGGGTTGGCTGCCGCCCATGGGCAAGGGCGGCCTGGGCCATATGGTGATGCCGGTGGTGACCATGTCGCTTATGTCCCTGTGCATCAACACGCGGCTTATCCGCGCCAACATGCTGGACAACATGCATTCGCGCTACGTGCTTTACGCCAGGGCCAGGGGGCTGCCCGAGTCCGTGGTCATCGGCAGGCACGTCATGGCCAACTCGCTCATCCCGGTGATTACGGCCATCGGCATGCACGTGGGCGAGCTTTTCGGCGGAGCGGTCATCGCCGAATCCATCTTTGCCTGGCCCGGCGTGGGCCGGTATGCGGTCTCGGCCATCTACAACCGCGACTACCCAGTCATGCAGTGCTTTATCCTGATCATGACCACCATCTTCGTGAGCATGAACCTGGTGGTGGACATCTGCTATGCGTGGCTCGATCCGCGCATACGTTTCGAGGGGAACTCCCGATGA